In the genome of Thermoplasmata archaeon, one region contains:
- a CDS encoding ATPase domain-containing protein, with protein MERSAMGEEDRIRTFIHGFDEKLGGGIPPGSVVLLAGEPGTMKSTIAFNLLYQNALREGRTGTYISLEQGRESLTRHLNSMSLSPSDVENKVSIVDLGMIRRNLDGMGQKAWIDIFKMYASNLKRSLNYDLLVVDSLPVLEVMSHFEHPREDLFQLFEWLRDLKATTILICEMKAGSEDFGKNGEEFLSDGIIHLKMERVDDANIQRRIRCVKMRGTNHSPNYYTLIFQNGILQATRILAE; from the coding sequence ATGGAACGCTCCGCGATGGGCGAGGAAGACCGCATCCGCACCTTCATCCACGGTTTTGATGAGAAGCTCGGCGGCGGGATTCCCCCGGGCAGCGTGGTCCTCCTGGCCGGCGAACCTGGGACCATGAAGTCCACGATCGCCTTCAACCTGCTCTACCAGAACGCGCTCCGGGAGGGCCGCACGGGCACCTACATCTCCCTGGAGCAAGGTCGCGAGAGCCTGACGCGGCATCTCAACAGCATGAGCCTCAGCCCCAGCGACGTGGAGAACAAGGTGAGCATCGTCGACCTCGGGATGATCCGTCGCAACCTGGACGGCATGGGCCAGAAGGCCTGGATCGACATCTTCAAGATGTACGCGTCGAACCTCAAGCGCTCCCTGAACTACGACCTACTCGTCGTCGACTCCCTGCCCGTCCTCGAGGTCATGTCCCACTTCGAGCACCCCCGAGAGGACCTGTTCCAGCTCTTCGAGTGGCTCCGGGATCTCAAGGCCACCACGATCCTCATCTGCGAGATGAAGGCCGGGAGCGAGGATTTTGGCAAGAACGGCGAGGAGTTCCTGAGCGACGGGATCATCCACCTGAAGATGGAGCGCGTGGACGACGCGAACATCCAGCGTCGCATCCGCTGCGTGAAGATGCGAGGGACGAACCACTCGCCGAACTACTACACGCTGATCTTCCAGAACGGGATTCTCCAAGCCACGCGCATCCTTGCTGAGTGA